In Numidum massiliense, a single genomic region encodes these proteins:
- a CDS encoding DNA polymerase IV, whose amino-acid sequence MSLRIAHVDCDCFFAAVEVLDNPKLRGKPVIVGGIRERGVVATCSYEARAYGVHSAMPTFMARRKCPRGIFLPTRRERYKEVSRAIFRIFYQFTPLVEPVSIDEAYLDLSAHGARIVETARDIKREVSRRTGITISVGIAPNKFLAKLASDLEKPNGFTVIRQEEAIERIRDLPVSKLRGVGPRTEAKLHRLGCYKISDLYAYSLPQMRRMFGKQGEALYHFARGVDRREVKTERKSKSISRETTFAYNTKDPTELATHLRRFAADIAEWLERRHYFGRTITVKVKNADFQESSKSATLGAYTRDEHTIAETALQLLRQLAPHEETRLIGLAVSNLEQRPTIQLSFFDK is encoded by the coding sequence ATGTCCTTACGTATCGCGCATGTAGACTGTGACTGTTTTTTCGCAGCTGTGGAAGTACTCGACAATCCAAAACTACGCGGCAAACCGGTCATTGTCGGTGGTATCAGGGAGCGGGGCGTCGTCGCCACGTGTTCGTACGAGGCCCGCGCTTACGGCGTTCACTCGGCGATGCCGACGTTTATGGCTCGCCGCAAGTGTCCGCGCGGCATTTTTTTACCGACGCGCCGCGAGCGCTACAAAGAGGTGTCGCGCGCTATCTTTCGCATTTTTTACCAGTTTACACCATTAGTCGAACCAGTTTCCATCGATGAGGCGTATTTGGATCTGTCAGCGCACGGGGCGCGCATCGTCGAAACGGCAAGGGACATTAAACGAGAAGTGAGCAGGCGGACGGGGATTACGATTTCTGTCGGGATCGCTCCGAACAAATTTTTGGCAAAGCTAGCGAGCGATTTGGAAAAGCCGAACGGGTTTACTGTCATTCGCCAAGAGGAAGCAATCGAACGGATTCGCGACTTGCCCGTTAGCAAGTTGCGCGGTGTCGGTCCGCGCACGGAAGCGAAGTTGCACCGCTTGGGTTGTTATAAAATATCCGACCTGTACGCTTACAGTTTGCCGCAAATGCGGCGTATGTTTGGTAAACAGGGGGAGGCGCTGTACCATTTTGCCCGCGGCGTGGATCGACGAGAAGTGAAGACAGAACGCAAGAGTAAATCGATTAGCCGAGAGACGACGTTCGCCTATAACACGAAAGATCCGACCGAGTTGGCCACACATTTGCGGCGGTTTGCCGCTGACATTGCCGAATGGCTCGAAAGACGGCACTATTTTGGTCGGACGATTACAGTAAAGGTGAAAAATGCTGACTTCCAGGAGAGTTCGAAGAGCGCGACGTTGGGGGCATATACGCGGGATGAGCATACGATTGCCGAGACGGCGCTACAATTGCTCAGGCAACTGGCACCGCACGAAGAAACACGGCTCATTGGCTTAGCTGTCTCTAATTTGGAGCAGCGTCCCACGATTCAGCTCAGTTTTTTTGACAAGTGA
- the uvsE gene encoding UV DNA damage repair endonuclease UvsE codes for MLRIRFGFVAMALSLKNASPSQTMTVTRFKQIADRKAALRKVTRIAEKNLVNTLRILRHAYASGVHVYRFSSKLIPLYGHELTREWDFFRYLRRDFAAIGAFVREKKMRVSFHPEHFTILNSPKNEIVQKAVADLERYVQLAMAMGLDEQMKFVLHVGGGYGDKEQSLARFQDHWRLLPSAVRARLTLENDDKTFTARETLVLSEKLQVPMVLDIHHHQCNRETDSDLRDFVRPIFQTWEGSGLVPKVHISSPQSVKSAAGQRRHADWINPDDLLPFLAIVRELATNEGVYDFDVMIEAKKKDEAVFHLARELASRPGFRQLDGGTVLYE; via the coding sequence TTGTTACGGATTCGCTTCGGTTTTGTCGCCATGGCGTTATCGCTAAAAAACGCTTCGCCGTCACAGACGATGACGGTGACGCGGTTTAAACAGATCGCTGACCGCAAAGCGGCATTGCGAAAAGTAACGCGTATCGCGGAAAAAAACTTAGTGAATACACTGCGGATCTTACGCCACGCGTACGCGTCTGGAGTGCACGTGTACCGTTTTTCTTCCAAACTGATCCCGTTGTACGGGCACGAGTTGACGCGCGAATGGGATTTTTTTCGCTATTTGCGGCGCGATTTCGCAGCCATTGGCGCATTTGTCCGCGAGAAAAAGATGCGCGTGAGTTTTCACCCGGAACACTTTACGATATTGAATTCACCCAAAAACGAAATCGTACAAAAGGCGGTTGCCGACCTTGAACGATACGTACAACTGGCGATGGCAATGGGGCTGGACGAACAGATGAAGTTCGTGTTGCACGTCGGAGGTGGGTACGGCGACAAAGAACAGTCGCTGGCGCGCTTTCAGGATCATTGGCGACTACTGCCGTCCGCCGTCAGAGCGCGCCTTACGTTAGAAAACGACGACAAAACGTTTACAGCGCGGGAGACACTCGTCCTCAGTGAGAAGTTACAAGTGCCGATGGTGCTCGACATACACCACCACCAGTGTAACCGCGAAACGGATAGCGATTTGCGTGACTTCGTTAGACCGATCTTCCAGACGTGGGAAGGGAGTGGCCTTGTACCGAAAGTGCACATCTCTTCGCCCCAAAGCGTGAAAAGTGCTGCTGGACAGCGCCGTCACGCTGACTGGATCAATCCGGACGACTTGCTACCCTTTCTCGCGATCGTTCGAGAACTCGCCACAAATGAAGGCGTCTATGACTTCGATGTCATGATCGAGGCGAAAAAAAAAGACGAAGCAGTGTTTCACCTCGCACGGGAGTTGGCCAGTCGCCCCGGGTTTCGGCAGCTCGACGGGGGTACCGTATTATACGAGTAA
- a CDS encoding MOSC domain-containing protein, whose amino-acid sequence MTQATIATLLVGKPQTFGTEGAADPLNRPWTSGIVKRPARGPIWLSKTNLHGDGQADLRHHGGPDKAVLVYADCHYTAWERELQLPNFGHGGFGENFTVTHMTEEDVCIGDTYRVGEAVVQVSQPRQPCWKLARRWHVKDLALRTQKTGRTGWYLRVLEEGNVTAGASITLLERPYPEWTVAYCNEIMHERRKDSELAGKLAACPLLAASWVKTLSKRATTGEQADERKRTIGSNEDA is encoded by the coding sequence ATGACTCAAGCAACGATCGCCACCTTACTCGTCGGAAAACCGCAAACGTTTGGGACCGAAGGTGCCGCTGATCCACTGAACCGCCCATGGACGAGTGGTATTGTGAAGCGCCCCGCCCGTGGACCGATCTGGCTCAGTAAAACTAACTTGCACGGAGATGGACAAGCCGATCTACGCCATCACGGCGGACCGGACAAAGCCGTGCTCGTCTACGCCGATTGCCACTATACCGCTTGGGAGCGCGAGCTACAGCTACCCAACTTCGGACACGGCGGATTCGGAGAAAACTTCACTGTGACGCATATGACTGAAGAAGACGTCTGCATCGGCGATACGTACCGCGTCGGGGAAGCGGTCGTGCAAGTGTCGCAGCCCCGTCAACCGTGTTGGAAACTAGCCCGCCGCTGGCATGTGAAAGATTTAGCGTTGCGCACGCAAAAGACAGGGCGCACGGGATGGTATTTACGCGTGTTGGAAGAAGGGAACGTCACAGCAGGCGCGTCCATCACCTTACTCGAACGCCCGTATCCCGAGTGGACAGTCGCCTACTGCAACGAAATTATGCATGAGCGGCGCAAAGACAGTGAGTTAGCTGGCAAGTTAGCTGCCTGCCCCCTCTTAGCAGCCAGCTGGGTGAAGACGTTGTCGAAACGAGCGACAACAGGAGAGCAAGCGGACGAGCGCAAACGGACGATTGGGTCGAACGAGGACGCGTAA
- a CDS encoding energy-coupling factor ABC transporter ATP-binding protein: MIRVQDMSFGYNEGTPVLKNINLTFDNRSTAIIGQNGAGKTTFVKLLKGLLKPTAGDIFIGENSVKQTTAAVLAKQIGLVFQNPDEQIFKGNVLAEVMFGPLNIGQTEQTARENALKALEMVGLQHKVDVNPQDLGLSDKKLVCIAAIVAMDTDIVIFDEPTIAQDEAGKVRIKQIVRALEAQNKLVMTIVHDMDFVAECFARTIVFNRGQVLADGATRDVFAERELLARAYLEPPAVTQLAQKLGIQETFLTVDEFVAYKKKRVRD; the protein is encoded by the coding sequence ATGATTCGCGTACAAGATATGTCCTTTGGGTATAACGAAGGGACGCCCGTCTTGAAAAATATTAACCTTACGTTTGACAACCGCTCGACGGCGATTATCGGGCAAAACGGCGCCGGTAAAACGACATTCGTGAAACTGTTGAAAGGGTTGCTCAAGCCGACGGCGGGCGATATTTTTATCGGTGAGAACAGCGTGAAACAGACGACGGCAGCAGTACTCGCCAAGCAGATCGGCCTCGTGTTTCAAAATCCGGATGAGCAAATTTTTAAAGGGAACGTACTCGCCGAGGTGATGTTTGGCCCGTTAAACATCGGGCAGACGGAACAGACGGCGCGGGAAAATGCGCTCAAGGCGTTAGAGATGGTCGGCTTACAGCACAAGGTGGACGTCAACCCGCAAGATCTCGGTCTGTCGGACAAAAAGCTCGTCTGTATTGCCGCCATCGTCGCGATGGACACGGACATCGTCATTTTCGACGAGCCGACGATTGCACAAGATGAAGCGGGGAAGGTGCGCATTAAGCAAATTGTGCGCGCGCTCGAGGCGCAAAATAAGCTCGTCATGACAATCGTTCACGATATGGACTTTGTGGCAGAGTGCTTTGCGCGCACGATTGTGTTTAACCGCGGGCAAGTGCTGGCCGACGGAGCGACGCGCGACGTGTTCGCCGAGCGGGAACTGCTAGCACGCGCTTATCTCGAACCCCCCGCTGTCACGCAACTGGCGCAAAAACTCGGCATACAGGAGACGTTTTTGACGGTAGATGAGTTTGTCGCCTATAAAAAGAAACGTGTACGTGATTAA
- a CDS encoding energy-coupling factor ABC transporter ATP-binding protein — MKKIVVDGLKYKYPETDQLALDDISFEVAQGEFIGVVGQNGAGKSTLCQGLVGLVPHFYHGAYGGKVIVDGLEVKTHSISELSHKAGIVFQNPFTQVTGGKLTVYEEIAFGLENMGVERQEMQRRIDAALELLDIAQFKARNPFALSGGQMQRMAIASIIAMKPEVIVLDEPTSQLDPQGSEEVFRAIQSLSREGMTVVMVEHKLEKIAQYADKVLLLDEGKCIDFAAPEKVFSRDDLQTYGMTAPIYTQVCRALQLKQADSPYYPVTLDAACEVLKQ; from the coding sequence ATGAAAAAAATCGTTGTCGACGGATTGAAGTACAAGTATCCAGAGACAGATCAACTAGCCTTGGACGACATCTCTTTTGAAGTGGCACAGGGTGAGTTCATCGGCGTCGTCGGGCAGAATGGTGCGGGGAAGTCGACGTTGTGCCAAGGGCTCGTCGGCCTCGTGCCCCACTTTTACCACGGGGCTTACGGCGGGAAAGTGATCGTCGATGGATTAGAAGTGAAGACACATTCGATTAGCGAGTTGTCGCACAAGGCGGGTATCGTTTTCCAAAATCCATTTACGCAAGTAACGGGCGGGAAGTTGACCGTTTACGAAGAGATTGCCTTCGGTTTAGAAAATATGGGCGTCGAACGGCAGGAGATGCAGCGGCGTATCGATGCGGCACTCGAGCTGTTAGACATCGCCCAATTTAAAGCGCGTAACCCATTTGCCCTCTCCGGCGGGCAAATGCAGCGGATGGCGATCGCGAGTATCATCGCAATGAAGCCGGAAGTAATTGTGCTCGACGAACCGACGTCACAACTCGACCCGCAAGGGTCAGAAGAAGTGTTTCGCGCGATCCAAAGCTTGAGCCGCGAAGGGATGACTGTCGTCATGGTCGAACACAAGTTGGAAAAGATTGCCCAGTACGCGGACAAAGTGTTATTGCTCGACGAAGGAAAATGTATCGACTTTGCCGCGCCAGAAAAAGTGTTTTCTCGGGACGATTTGCAAACGTACGGTATGACGGCTCCGATCTATACGCAAGTGTGTCGCGCGCTGCAGCTGAAGCAGGCGGACTCCCCGTATTACCCGGTGACACTCGACGCCGCCTGTGAGGTGTTAAAGCAATGA
- a CDS encoding energy-coupling factor transporter transmembrane component T family protein has translation MKFASLYVERESLIHRVDPVNKLWYAVAALVVAFLVPTLTGLIACTLVSISLLFVGKVFKRSLPMFGFVFLILLTVVIIQGLFYPGNETVSFTIGPMKFYVEGLTFATVITLRVVTIVSAFSLLVLTTPPPELVEALVRRGLSPRFGYVIGSVFQIVPEMMATMATITDAQRSRGMETEGSLRVRMKAFFPLIGPVVLNSLISVKERSMALEVRGFNAQGEKTFLNEERQYIATRAIRWSMWAVIVLAVVWRIVQ, from the coding sequence GTGAAATTTGCTAGCTTATACGTTGAACGGGAGTCGCTCATCCACCGCGTCGACCCGGTGAACAAACTGTGGTACGCCGTAGCGGCGCTCGTCGTGGCGTTTCTCGTACCGACTCTTACGGGGTTAATCGCCTGTACCCTCGTCAGTATAAGTCTTTTATTCGTCGGTAAAGTGTTTAAACGTTCTCTGCCGATGTTTGGGTTTGTCTTTCTAATCTTACTGACAGTTGTCATCATTCAAGGTTTGTTTTACCCGGGTAACGAAACGGTCTCGTTTACGATTGGACCGATGAAGTTTTACGTAGAAGGGCTCACGTTTGCCACTGTCATTACGCTGCGCGTCGTGACAATTGTCAGTGCGTTTTCGCTCTTAGTGTTAACGACACCGCCGCCGGAGTTGGTGGAAGCACTCGTGCGGCGGGGGTTGTCGCCGCGCTTCGGGTACGTGATCGGCTCCGTGTTTCAGATCGTGCCGGAAATGATGGCGACGATGGCGACGATTACGGATGCGCAGCGCTCCCGCGGCATGGAAACGGAAGGGAGCTTGCGTGTGCGAATGAAGGCTTTTTTTCCATTGATCGGTCCAGTCGTGCTCAATTCGTTAATTAGTGTCAAAGAGCGGTCGATGGCGCTCGAAGTGCGCGGCTTCAACGCTCAAGGGGAAAAGACGTTTTTAAACGAAGAGAGGCAGTATATCGCTACGAGAGCGATTCGCTGGAGCATGTGGGCTGTTATTGTGTTGGCAGTCGTTTGGAGGATTGTGCAATGA
- a CDS encoding ECF transporter S component produces the protein MQKQSMWSIKFSTAALVLIPAAIGINYIGKLFAGALKLPLWLDAIGTILASMLAGPIIGAISGAVNNVIYGLTMDPISIVYGITSAAIGLVAGIMAYKGWIASWKKAIVTGLVVGLTAVVVSTPLNIGFWGGQTGNPWGDALFATVMGSTGSMWLASFCNEIVVDLPDKLLVVLVSYAIFRGLPNGVKQLYSKNEVEELD, from the coding sequence TTGCAAAAACAAAGTATGTGGTCGATTAAGTTTTCTACGGCGGCACTCGTCCTCATTCCGGCGGCGATTGGGATTAACTACATCGGTAAACTATTTGCCGGGGCATTAAAACTACCGCTATGGCTCGATGCGATCGGGACGATTTTAGCCAGTATGTTAGCGGGTCCGATCATCGGGGCGATTTCCGGTGCCGTGAACAATGTGATTTACGGATTGACGATGGACCCGATTTCTATCGTATACGGCATTACGAGTGCAGCCATCGGTCTCGTCGCCGGGATTATGGCGTACAAAGGGTGGATTGCCAGTTGGAAGAAAGCAATTGTGACCGGTCTCGTCGTCGGACTCACTGCAGTCGTTGTTTCTACCCCGTTAAACATCGGTTTTTGGGGTGGACAGACAGGGAATCCTTGGGGAGACGCACTTTTTGCGACAGTGATGGGTTCTACTGGCTCGATGTGGCTTGCCTCATTTTGTAATGAAATCGTCGTCGACTTGCCCGATAAACTGTTAGTCGTCTTAGTATCTTATGCGATTTTCCGCGGGCTGCCGAACGGTGTAAAGCAGCTGTACAGCAAGAACGAAGTTGAGGAATTAGATTAA
- a CDS encoding nucleoside phosphorylase, with translation MTEELQPHIQLSNDVGATYALLPGDPARVDRVARFLEEPRELAYNREYKSVCGTYKGIRVLVTSTGIGGASAGIAIEELHNIGVQTMIRIGSCGALQPQARIGDLIIAAGAVRNDGASQAYIEQGYPAIPDPHLLARTVATADRLGYTNYCGPVRSHDSFYTDREEAIDRFWSERGVLGSDMETAALFVIGRLRGVRTASLLNVVVEAAGSLEGGINEFVAQENASARGEERQMTTALETVVADAKVTLGLSIN, from the coding sequence ATGACGGAGGAATTGCAACCACACATTCAACTAAGTAACGACGTAGGGGCTACTTATGCCCTGTTGCCGGGGGATCCGGCGCGCGTCGACCGGGTGGCGCGCTTTTTGGAAGAGCCGCGTGAACTCGCCTACAACCGCGAGTACAAATCAGTTTGCGGTACGTACAAAGGCATACGCGTCCTCGTCACGTCTACCGGGATTGGCGGTGCGTCGGCGGGCATTGCGATTGAAGAGCTACACAATATCGGCGTACAGACGATGATTCGCATCGGCAGTTGCGGGGCACTGCAACCGCAGGCGCGCATCGGAGATCTTATTATTGCTGCTGGCGCCGTAAGAAATGACGGTGCGTCACAAGCATATATTGAACAAGGTTACCCGGCCATCCCCGACCCACACTTGTTAGCGCGCACAGTCGCGACAGCCGATCGGCTGGGCTATACTAATTATTGTGGGCCTGTGCGCAGTCACGACAGTTTTTATACCGACCGGGAGGAAGCGATTGACCGTTTTTGGTCGGAGCGAGGGGTGCTCGGGTCAGATATGGAAACGGCGGCGCTGTTCGTGATCGGTCGGTTGCGCGGAGTGCGTACGGCTTCTCTTTTAAACGTCGTCGTCGAAGCGGCAGGCAGTTTGGAGGGGGGCATTAACGAATTTGTGGCGCAAGAGAACGCGAGTGCGCGCGGTGAAGAACGGCAAATGACAACTGCACTGGAAACCGTCGTCGCCGATGCTAAAGTAACGCTAGGCCTGTCTATAAATTAG
- a CDS encoding Crp/Fnr family transcriptional regulator produces the protein MNALYIQEIVDIMERNRQIYDLLKHCPYEILRQWVTYAYESGHVIFRQGDVQDSFFIVVEGLLDINVLAENGRKYSQATYEKGDLLGELEIFDLRPFVCNVEALTDVKLIGLKRDYFMKWIERDTHFSTRFMRELSALFYRLSEKAGEDSLYSLYHRICRFLVRSLAHGVRQVDGIKVTVDKHQLSHQFAVTPRSVNRILKNLSEQKIIISDNDEIIVTDVDKLKREEARSRLI, from the coding sequence GTGAATGCGTTGTATATCCAAGAGATTGTAGACATCATGGAGCGCAACCGCCAAATATACGACCTGCTTAAACATTGCCCGTACGAGATTTTACGACAATGGGTAACGTACGCGTACGAAAGCGGACACGTTATTTTTCGGCAAGGGGATGTGCAAGACAGCTTTTTTATCGTTGTCGAAGGGTTACTCGATATTAACGTCTTAGCAGAAAATGGGCGTAAATATTCACAAGCGACGTATGAGAAAGGTGACTTACTTGGCGAATTAGAAATATTTGACTTAAGACCCTTTGTGTGCAATGTGGAAGCGTTGACAGATGTTAAGCTAATTGGCTTAAAGCGCGATTATTTTATGAAATGGATTGAAAGGGACACACATTTTAGTACACGTTTTATGCGAGAATTAAGTGCGTTGTTTTACCGTTTGTCTGAGAAGGCAGGGGAAGACAGCCTTTACTCGTTGTACCATCGCATCTGTCGCTTTTTGGTGCGTAGTTTGGCACACGGTGTGCGCCAGGTGGATGGGATTAAAGTGACGGTAGATAAGCACCAGTTGAGTCACCAGTTTGCCGTCACACCGCGCAGTGTCAACCGCATTTTAAAAAATTTAAGTGAACAAAAGATAATTATAAGTGACAATGACGAGATAATCGTCACAGACGTCGACAAATTAAAGCGGGAAGAAGCGCGTAGTCGCTTGATTTAA
- a CDS encoding YxlC family protein has protein sequence MNEETNRSNGKERKYGTDRHKGMTRADGYEGLVCEGNDTKGFGCTGMDRLTDCEREVTNESLGEQAERQTIDRLQAGLEQLDRVAPVYTPDPEWFREFVAAERQQQRKNLRRDLVSFSLVAIAVCTVFLFVYHRLPIEYILAVQLFAFVVPLAVFVRKERKRAAVRGERVADERHRE, from the coding sequence GTGAATGAGGAAACGAATCGGTCAAACGGTAAGGAAAGAAAGTATGGAACCGATCGTCATAAGGGGATGACTCGGGCGGACGGCTACGAAGGGCTCGTTTGTGAGGGCAACGATACGAAGGGGTTCGGTTGCACAGGGATGGATCGGCTTACCGATTGCGAGCGTGAGGTGACAAACGAATCGCTTGGCGAACAGGCAGAGCGTCAAACGATCGACCGCTTGCAGGCCGGGCTGGAACAATTAGATAGAGTGGCGCCGGTGTACACGCCCGATCCCGAGTGGTTTCGCGAGTTTGTCGCCGCTGAAAGGCAGCAGCAACGCAAAAATCTACGGCGCGACTTAGTGTCGTTTAGTTTAGTGGCGATCGCTGTATGTACTGTTTTCCTCTTCGTGTATCACCGATTGCCAATCGAATACATTCTTGCTGTGCAACTGTTCGCTTTCGTCGTCCCTTTAGCCGTATTCGTGAGAAAAGAGCGGAAACGTGCCGCTGTGCGAGGGGAGAGGGTAGCAGATGAACGTCACCGCGAATGA
- the sigY gene encoding RNA polymerase sigma factor SigY, translated as MDTLQEKKCIKQAMQGDERALATLLQDNYSFLYKYLTKITMDPHVAEDLVQETMATCIEKIGTYNGKAKFSSWLITIATHMYIDDLRRKKREKQWRDQQRALRKMHWQAQYVREEWPAVLDALAKCAYDVRVPLVLKHYYGYTYEEIAAMTGIAAGTVKSRVHNGLKKLRKELTQGE; from the coding sequence ATGGATACACTACAGGAAAAAAAGTGTATCAAACAGGCAATGCAAGGTGACGAGCGGGCGTTAGCGACATTATTACAGGATAATTATTCATTTTTATATAAATATTTAACAAAAATTACAATGGACCCGCACGTGGCCGAAGATTTGGTGCAAGAGACGATGGCGACATGCATTGAAAAAATTGGTACGTACAACGGAAAGGCGAAGTTTTCTTCGTGGCTCATTACGATTGCGACGCACATGTACATTGACGATTTACGGCGCAAAAAAAGGGAGAAACAGTGGCGGGATCAACAGCGCGCGTTACGAAAAATGCACTGGCAGGCGCAGTACGTGCGCGAAGAGTGGCCCGCTGTTCTCGACGCGTTAGCGAAGTGCGCTTACGACGTGCGCGTGCCGCTCGTCTTAAAGCATTATTACGGCTACACGTATGAAGAAATAGCTGCGATGACAGGCATCGCCGCCGGTACGGTAAAATCGCGCGTCCACAACGGCTTAAAAAAGCTGCGAAAGGAGTTGACGCAAGGTGAATGA
- a CDS encoding ABC transporter permease subunit, with translation MNRRALWAIAKKDIRSTTSNVQIWLPLLVVPLVIGVILPIAIIVVIRTIGLASMNGGEMLVGLIEQLPGGNLKETLQSFAGLEQQAIYMLVNYIFVPFFLLIPVMVASVIGANSFVGEKERKTLESLLLAPIDIKELFVGKLLSAFLPAMAITFATFVLYGIAVNALAYPLFQSLIFPTWNWLVLLLWVVPIISFSVILLTVVISAKVKGYQEAYQLSGLIVVPLVALFIMQFTGLLLLHVSVLFIIGGVLLLAIILILPRVAKWNNRNALFESQVK, from the coding sequence GTGAATAGGCGTGCGCTGTGGGCTATTGCTAAAAAAGACATCCGCAGTACGACATCGAATGTACAAATATGGCTACCGCTGCTCGTCGTACCGCTCGTGATCGGCGTGATTTTACCAATAGCAATCATCGTCGTCATCCGTACGATCGGCCTTGCGAGTATGAACGGCGGCGAGATGCTCGTCGGTTTAATCGAACAACTGCCGGGTGGGAACCTTAAGGAGACGTTACAATCTTTTGCGGGGTTGGAACAGCAGGCCATCTACATGCTCGTCAACTATATATTCGTCCCGTTTTTTCTGCTCATTCCAGTCATGGTGGCAAGTGTGATCGGCGCGAACAGCTTTGTCGGGGAGAAGGAGCGCAAAACGTTAGAAAGTTTGTTGCTCGCACCGATCGACATTAAAGAGTTGTTCGTCGGCAAACTGTTGTCGGCCTTCCTACCCGCGATGGCCATCACCTTTGCTACTTTTGTCTTGTACGGGATCGCGGTGAATGCACTCGCCTATCCGCTATTTCAGTCGCTTATATTCCCGACGTGGAATTGGCTCGTGTTGCTGTTGTGGGTCGTACCGATCATTAGCTTCTCTGTCATTTTACTGACGGTCGTCATTTCAGCGAAAGTCAAAGGCTATCAAGAAGCATACCAATTGTCGGGACTGATCGTCGTACCGCTCGTCGCCTTATTCATCATGCAATTTACAGGGCTGTTACTGTTACACGTGTCTGTCTTATTCATTATCGGCGGCGTACTGTTGCTCGCGATCATATTGATATTACCCAGGGTCGCGAAGTGGAACAACCGTAATGCGTTGTTCGAAAGCCAAGTGAAGTAG
- a CDS encoding ABC transporter ATP-binding protein, translating into MAASTGTGQLTEKGGDHAPVFPTEGGKRRVSINESHATIAREDNQLLDRGAKGDKDNGHSQPLISVERVDKSFGGKPVLHNVTFHMNRGEIVGLLGPNGAGKTTLIRLLNGVIIPNAGKVAVAGSDPFRHGNKLRARSGTLTETAGLYEHMSGRDNLQFFSDLYGVDDRARIDELLAQFALTEHQHKKVGTYSTGMKKRLGLAKVLLHRPHILFLDEPTNGLDPEGIRMVLAYIKELNEQQGTTVLICSHILDQLAAVCDRYIFIDGGSVIEQGSLHEIEQKYLTETMLKVETDWHGVAGRVAGCSFERLSERELLFTLPEKNKIPALLRTLSQEADVFAAEIVNRDLETLYFKIRGGANRE; encoded by the coding sequence ATGGCAGCGAGTACTGGAACAGGTCAACTTACTGAAAAAGGTGGAGATCACGCACCCGTTTTTCCAACAGAGGGAGGTAAGCGACGCGTATCCATAAATGAATCGCATGCGACGATCGCAAGAGAGGACAACCAGTTACTCGACCGGGGTGCCAAGGGCGACAAGGATAACGGCCACAGTCAACCGCTCATATCGGTCGAACGAGTCGACAAATCGTTCGGCGGGAAGCCTGTGTTGCATAACGTGACGTTTCACATGAACCGCGGGGAGATCGTCGGTTTGTTAGGGCCGAACGGCGCGGGCAAGACGACACTCATTCGCTTACTCAACGGCGTAATCATACCAAACGCGGGAAAGGTTGCCGTCGCGGGGAGCGATCCGTTTCGCCACGGCAACAAGCTGCGGGCGAGGAGCGGTACGTTGACGGAGACGGCTGGTTTGTATGAACATATGAGCGGCCGCGACAACTTACAGTTTTTCAGTGACTTGTACGGCGTAGACGACAGAGCCCGTATCGATGAATTGTTAGCGCAGTTCGCTCTCACAGAACACCAGCACAAAAAAGTCGGCACGTACAGTACAGGGATGAAAAAACGGCTCGGTCTCGCGAAAGTGCTCCTACATCGACCGCACATTCTCTTTTTGGATGAGCCGACGAACGGACTAGATCCGGAAGGCATTCGCATGGTATTGGCGTACATTAAAGAACTGAACGAGCAGCAAGGGACGACGGTGCTCATTTGTTCACACATTTTAGATCAACTCGCCGCCGTTTGTGACCGCTACATTTTTATCGACGGCGGAAGCGTCATCGAGCAAGGGAGTTTACATGAGATTGAACAAAAATATTTGACTGAGACCATGTTAAAGGTTGAAACCGATTGGCACGGGGTCGCAGGGCGCGTCGCAGGCTGTTCGTTTGAGCGGCTGTCCGAGCGGGAGCTGTTGTTCACTCTGCCGGAAAAAAATAAGATTCCTGCGCTCTTGCGTACATTGTCACAAGAAGCCGACGTATTTGCCGCGGAAATCGTCAATCGCGATTTAGAGACGCTATACTTTAAAATTAGAGGAGGCGCTAACCGTGAATAG